From a single Deltaproteobacteria bacterium genomic region:
- a CDS encoding ABC transporter substrate-binding protein, with translation MMQQKKYRMLCAFVAFGLAILRVADCAVAAEKPAKLRAAYVSPIGAMAPLWMAAASSGFQIEGLDVELVYVQSSAAIAALIAGEVDAVQISAPAIVPVVLAGGNITMIAGLLNKMIFSFHAQKEFKSAEQLRGKIVGADRIGSPNDYGVRTALTKLGLKPESDVQLLRLGGSAIQWTALQSKQIAASALTPPVSFNADAQGFTRLADTYDLPYQNIGLVIRKNELEKRADIWLRLLRAVQRGIGAWYDDPRLAKSVLVKYTKDNDPVMLDKTYEFFTKQAGFNRDLTFTDRGFEQILRFFGSTVLPAAKDASPNQFYDTRIIDKLKK, from the coding sequence GTGATGCAACAGAAAAAATACCGGATGCTTTGCGCGTTTGTGGCGTTTGGACTGGCGATTTTGCGCGTGGCAGATTGTGCCGTGGCAGCAGAGAAGCCAGCTAAGCTCAGGGCTGCTTATGTATCTCCGATCGGGGCCATGGCACCGCTGTGGATGGCCGCAGCCTCTTCCGGCTTCCAGATTGAGGGACTCGATGTCGAACTCGTATACGTTCAATCGAGCGCCGCCATTGCCGCCCTGATTGCCGGCGAGGTCGATGCTGTACAGATATCCGCTCCCGCCATCGTTCCGGTGGTGCTGGCGGGCGGGAATATCACGATGATCGCCGGACTTCTAAATAAGATGATCTTTTCCTTCCACGCCCAGAAGGAGTTCAAGTCGGCGGAGCAGCTGCGGGGAAAGATAGTCGGCGCAGATCGCATCGGATCGCCGAATGATTACGGAGTCAGAACCGCTCTAACCAAGCTCGGTCTAAAACCGGAAAGCGACGTGCAACTCTTGCGGCTCGGCGGATCGGCAATTCAGTGGACCGCGTTGCAATCCAAGCAGATCGCGGCATCGGCGTTAACTCCGCCTGTAAGTTTCAACGCGGATGCCCAAGGATTTACCAGGCTCGCTGATACTTACGATTTGCCTTACCAAAATATCGGTCTGGTGATTAGAAAAAATGAACTCGAAAAAAGAGCGGACATCTGGCTGCGATTGTTGCGCGCCGTACAACGGGGTATCGGTGCGTGGTATGACGATCCGCGGTTAGCGAAGAGTGTTCTTGTCAAATATACCAAAGACAACGACCCGGTGATGTTGGATAAGACTTACGAATTTTTTACCAAACAGGCTGGCTTCAATAGGGATCTCACCTTTACGGATCGCGGCTTCGAGCAGATCCTCAGATTCTTTGGCAGCACGGTCCTGCCGGCGGCAAAGGACGCTTCGCCAAACCAGTTTTACGATACTAGAATTATCGACAAACTAAAGAAATGA
- a CDS encoding ABC transporter substrate-binding protein, translated as MCLRLRSTIRFIAAVFAVLIVQVEAGSGAQLDTLNISYSALVPSGAPFWIAQDLKLFEREGLKTQLIYINAAARVMAAILAGEVQVSLSGVSPLVLTYAQGSDPVAIAGAVNQINVSIFARPEIRSPEDLRGKRLGITRFGGLTDFSAQYALKKWGLQPVKDVAIVQIGDASALMGAMAANALQAAALQPPSTMVAAQLRYRELLDLSKSGLEYQNTVVLTTRSLLKNSPDKFRRFLRAYSAALAVFHGQKDLSVKVIGRYLKGMEPAILEKSCEAYKAWVPEIPYLNRAGMEAAIGLTPAGSKEKEIRCGDLVDESMIRELEQQGFFRALYKK; from the coding sequence ATGTGCTTGCGGTTACGATCAACGATTAGATTCATCGCCGCCGTTTTTGCGGTGCTTATTGTACAAGTCGAGGCCGGTTCCGGCGCGCAACTCGACACGCTCAATATCAGCTATTCCGCTCTGGTCCCCTCCGGCGCGCCATTTTGGATCGCCCAGGATCTCAAATTGTTCGAAAGAGAAGGGCTCAAGACGCAGCTGATTTATATCAACGCCGCGGCGCGTGTCATGGCGGCGATCCTGGCCGGAGAAGTGCAAGTTTCTCTGTCAGGGGTGAGTCCGCTGGTGTTGACCTATGCCCAAGGAAGCGATCCGGTGGCGATCGCGGGGGCGGTCAATCAGATCAATGTTTCAATCTTCGCGCGTCCGGAGATTCGCAGCCCGGAGGATTTGCGCGGCAAGCGGCTGGGCATCACCCGCTTCGGCGGGCTGACCGATTTCTCGGCCCAATACGCGTTAAAAAAATGGGGCCTGCAGCCGGTAAAAGACGTTGCCATCGTGCAAATCGGCGATGCCAGCGCGCTGATGGGCGCCATGGCTGCCAACGCGCTCCAAGCCGCCGCGCTACAGCCGCCATCGACAATGGTAGCGGCGCAACTTCGCTACCGCGAGCTGCTCGATCTGTCCAAGTCGGGACTGGAGTATCAGAACACCGTGGTGCTGACCACGCGGTCATTATTGAAAAATTCGCCGGACAAGTTTCGCAGATTCCTGCGTGCTTATTCCGCGGCGCTGGCGGTCTTTCACGGCCAGAAAGACCTTTCGGTCAAAGTCATCGGCCGTTATTTGAAAGGGATGGAGCCGGCGATATTGGAGAAAAGTTGCGAGGCTTACAAAGCTTGGGTGCCAGAGATTCCCTATTTGAATCGGGCGGGCATGGAAGCCGCCATCGGCCTTACACCCGCGGGGAGCAAAGAAAAAGAGATCAGATGCGGCGATCTCGTCGACGAGTCCATGATTCGCGAATTGGAACAGCAAGGCTTTTTTCGCGCGCTCTACAAAAAGTGA
- a CDS encoding type II toxin-antitoxin system VapC family toxin: MKFLLDTHVFLWFIAGDSRLPAKWRDAIRQPNNDVFLSVVSLWETIIKHQLGRLPLPEPPEKYFPEQRDRHQFTNLELDEASVQQLATLPSIHRDPFDRMLVCQAIEKNLIIVTVDDVFRSYPAQVFDRA; this comes from the coding sequence ATGAAGTTCCTACTCGATACTCATGTGTTCCTGTGGTTCATCGCTGGGGATTCGCGATTACCGGCCAAGTGGCGCGACGCGATACGCCAGCCGAATAACGACGTGTTTTTGAGCGTAGTATCGCTCTGGGAAACCATCATTAAGCACCAACTCGGTAGGTTGCCGCTGCCGGAACCGCCAGAAAAATATTTTCCCGAACAACGCGACCGACACCAGTTTACGAATTTGGAACTCGACGAGGCGAGCGTTCAGCAACTCGCGACGCTACCGTCGATTCACCGCGATCCTTTCGATCGAATGTTGGTCTGCCAGGCAATTGAAAAAAATCTTATCATCGTTACCGTCGATGACGTGTTTCGATCTTATCCCGCCCAGGTGTTCGATAGAGCGTAA
- a CDS encoding amidohydrolase, with translation MPGVLDADTHIAESEAMWSYIDKEMYPRRPVLTRIPDDTWYGERNAFWLIDGEIFPKPAGKASFSLITPSAQKKESGRGDIHLAVRELTDPLARLQDMDKIGVEVQVIYPTLFLVYLTDDAQLDIALSRAYNRFIANACAKAPDRLKWVAIPPLRDIGASLVEMKWAKEQGAVGVFLRGMEGNLTLDNPYLHPVYALAQQLDLTICIHTGSGSRHLMQPFDVERNHTFAHNRVLPVVAFRDLVANRIPELFPKLRFGYIEAAASWVPYIFHVLRRSVRSDLKNKNPQDLFRDYRFWIACEADEELPHLLNYIGEDHLVIGSDYGHNDPSKEPEFVKNMRAREDVAPKVVEKILCENPRRLYGLI, from the coding sequence ATGCCCGGAGTTTTAGACGCTGACACGCATATCGCCGAGTCGGAGGCGATGTGGAGTTATATCGACAAAGAGATGTATCCGCGCCGGCCGGTGTTGACGCGCATACCGGACGATACTTGGTATGGCGAGCGCAATGCGTTTTGGTTGATCGATGGCGAGATATTTCCCAAGCCGGCCGGCAAGGCGAGCTTTAGTTTGATTACGCCGTCGGCACAGAAGAAAGAGTCCGGCCGCGGCGATATTCATCTGGCCGTGCGGGAGCTGACCGATCCGCTGGCGCGGTTGCAGGACATGGATAAAATTGGCGTCGAGGTCCAAGTGATTTATCCGACCTTGTTTTTGGTTTATCTCACCGACGACGCCCAGCTGGATATCGCGCTGAGCCGTGCGTACAATCGCTTTATTGCTAACGCCTGCGCGAAAGCACCGGACCGGCTCAAGTGGGTGGCGATCCCGCCGCTGCGCGATATCGGAGCGTCGTTGGTGGAAATGAAGTGGGCCAAGGAGCAGGGTGCGGTGGGAGTGTTTTTGCGCGGCATGGAAGGCAATTTGACACTGGACAATCCGTATCTCCATCCGGTGTATGCGCTGGCGCAGCAACTCGATCTGACCATCTGCATCCACACCGGTTCGGGTAGCCGGCACTTGATGCAGCCTTTCGATGTCGAGCGCAATCATACCTTCGCGCATAATCGTGTCCTGCCGGTGGTCGCCTTCCGCGATCTGGTGGCCAATCGCATTCCCGAGCTGTTTCCCAAGCTGCGCTTCGGCTACATCGAAGCGGCGGCGAGCTGGGTGCCTTATATATTTCACGTGTTGCGCCGCTCCGTGCGTTCCGATCTAAAGAATAAGAACCCGCAAGATCTATTTCGCGACTACCGCTTCTGGATCGCCTGCGAGGCCGACGAAGAGTTGCCGCATCTGCTCAACTATATCGGCGAAGATCACCTCGTCATTGGCTCCGACTACGGTCACAACGATCCGTCGAAGGAGCCGGAGTTCGTCAAAAACATGCGCGCGCGGGAGGATGTCGCGCCCAAAGTAGTCGAAAAAATCTTGTGCGAAAACCCGCGCCGGCTTTACGGATTGATCTAG
- a CDS encoding extracellular solute-binding protein gives MKWFVPLLILLRAIAAFGATVEENLDQLNRRPAAERQTILEREARKEGRVVFYTTFNVADLQDLKRQFEQKYPYLKIAEFRLGHARLANKIRTEALAGKLDADLITMSANYLDELRASGAVARTRPPLRQQLHEGFADKDGWLNGLYNTAYLLHYNTKLVKPDELPKDWNDLLDPKWKGHLAIDQESYEWFAGLLDSMGEERGLRFAKQLAGRDIAVRRGHTLLSQLLAAGEFKIVLEQYDHIAYRARQASTPTNYVFLNPIIAEAPNAAWIAKNAARPHGAALLMDFLMGKENQSYFAQRGRRMGHRDVTYLLNPPANFRWLTPNREKWGPRSNDLIKMFRETFISH, from the coding sequence GTGAAGTGGTTTGTCCCGTTACTGATTTTGCTGCGCGCCATTGCCGCTTTCGGGGCCACAGTCGAGGAAAACCTCGATCAGTTAAATCGCCGCCCCGCGGCGGAACGGCAAACTATTCTTGAACGGGAAGCGCGCAAAGAAGGCCGGGTGGTTTTCTACACGACTTTCAACGTCGCCGACCTGCAAGACCTCAAGCGACAGTTCGAGCAGAAATATCCTTATCTAAAAATAGCAGAGTTTCGCCTCGGCCACGCGCGCTTGGCCAACAAGATTCGCACCGAAGCGCTGGCCGGCAAACTCGACGCCGATCTAATCACGATGTCGGCAAACTATCTCGACGAGTTGCGCGCTAGCGGCGCCGTGGCGCGGACGCGCCCACCGCTGCGCCAGCAATTGCACGAAGGTTTCGCCGACAAGGACGGTTGGCTCAATGGGCTTTACAACACCGCTTATCTCCTGCACTACAACACCAAGTTGGTGAAACCCGACGAGCTGCCCAAAGATTGGAACGACCTGTTAGACCCAAAATGGAAAGGCCACCTGGCCATCGACCAAGAGAGCTACGAATGGTTTGCCGGCTTGCTCGACTCCATGGGCGAAGAGCGCGGTCTGCGCTTTGCGAAACAATTGGCCGGTCGCGACATCGCCGTGCGCCGCGGCCACACCCTGCTCAGCCAGTTGCTCGCCGCCGGCGAGTTCAAGATCGTGTTGGAGCAATACGATCATATCGCCTATCGCGCGCGGCAGGCGAGCACCCCGACCAACTACGTCTTTCTCAATCCAATCATCGCGGAGGCGCCCAACGCGGCGTGGATCGCCAAGAATGCCGCCCGGCCCCATGGCGCGGCGCTGTTGATGGATTTTCTCATGGGCAAAGAAAACCAGAGCTACTTTGCCCAACGGGGACGACGCATGGGGCACAGAGACGTCACCTATTTACTCAACCCACCGGCCAACTTTCGCTGGCTCACGCCTAATCGGGAAAAATGGGGCCCGCGGTCCAACGATTTGATAAAAATGTTCCGCGAAACCTTCATCTCCCACTGA
- a CDS encoding type II toxin-antitoxin system Phd/YefM family antitoxin yields MTHINIEDVQSDMAAYLKRVEAGETIVILRAGKPVAEVKPVSLSPSTELRPFGLCKGKFTVPDDFDAPLPEELLRAFEGK; encoded by the coding sequence ATGACCCACATTAACATTGAAGATGTCCAGAGCGATATGGCTGCGTACCTCAAGCGTGTCGAAGCAGGCGAGACGATAGTGATCCTCCGCGCCGGTAAACCCGTCGCCGAGGTCAAACCCGTCAGCCTGTCTCCTTCCACCGAGCTGCGTCCGTTTGGCTTATGTAAAGGAAAGTTTACAGTCCCGGACGACTTTGATGCGCCCTTGCCGGAGGAACTGCTGCGAGCATTCGAGGGGAAATGA
- a CDS encoding ornithine cyclodeaminase family protein: protein MLILSNEDIDNLLTVELAFNALEGAYRSQAQGGAVNRPRSDLYLPGIHEGSVYAFKTMEGGLVESRVVALRLNSDVIQWENRGDRVVKDKVPKAPGNKWVGLIQLFSAETGEPLAMFPDGVVQGLRVAVTSALAAKHMARQNASVLAVFGSGWQARAHVRAFCAVRKIARVQIYSPTKENREKFAGEMAQLVGVPVHAMASAEAAAHGADILVAATNAITRVIPPEWMKPGVHATCVKISELGDETFRKADRIVIHAKNFAPENYIAGYGDEKVWAHDPIDFIRGVKKSAADAEAAPFWIDAPELKDVIGGKVPGRTSEQEITCFINNIGLGIQFAAVGNAVYLAAKAKGVGREIPTDWFLETVHP, encoded by the coding sequence ATGCTTATTCTCAGCAACGAAGACATCGACAATTTACTGACGGTCGAACTGGCTTTCAACGCGCTGGAAGGCGCCTATCGGAGCCAAGCCCAGGGCGGCGCAGTCAACCGCCCGCGCAGCGATCTTTATCTTCCCGGCATCCATGAGGGCAGCGTCTACGCTTTCAAGACCATGGAAGGCGGGCTGGTCGAGTCGCGGGTGGTGGCGCTACGGCTCAATTCCGATGTCATCCAATGGGAGAATCGCGGCGACCGCGTAGTCAAAGATAAAGTGCCCAAGGCTCCTGGCAACAAGTGGGTCGGCTTGATTCAATTGTTTTCCGCCGAAACCGGCGAACCGCTGGCGATGTTTCCTGACGGCGTGGTGCAGGGTCTTCGGGTCGCGGTGACCAGCGCTTTGGCGGCAAAACATATGGCGCGGCAAAATGCCTCGGTATTGGCCGTCTTCGGTTCAGGCTGGCAGGCGCGCGCTCATGTGCGCGCCTTTTGCGCCGTGCGTAAGATCGCCAGAGTCCAGATCTATAGCCCGACCAAAGAAAATCGCGAGAAATTTGCCGGCGAGATGGCGCAACTCGTCGGCGTGCCGGTGCACGCGATGGCGTCGGCTGAAGCGGCGGCGCATGGCGCCGACATTCTGGTTGCCGCAACCAACGCGATCACCCGGGTGATTCCACCTGAGTGGATGAAGCCGGGCGTGCATGCCACTTGCGTCAAGATCTCCGAGCTGGGCGACGAGACCTTTCGCAAAGCGGATCGCATCGTGATTCACGCGAAGAACTTCGCGCCGGAAAACTATATCGCCGGCTATGGCGACGAAAAAGTCTGGGCCCATGATCCGATCGATTTCATTCGCGGTGTCAAAAAGTCCGCGGCCGACGCGGAAGCGGCGCCGTTTTGGATCGATGCCCCTGAACTGAAGGACGTTATCGGCGGCAAAGTGCCGGGACGGACCTCCGAGCAGGAGATCACTTGTTTCATCAATAACATCGGCCTGGGAATTCAATTCGCAGCGGTCGGCAATGCAGTTTACTTGGCGGCCAAAGCCAAAGGGGTCGGCCGAGAAATTCCGACGGATTGGTTCCTCGAAACAGTGCATCCGTAA
- a CDS encoding ornithine cyclodeaminase family protein, translating into MIFLTNEQIESVLDMKTCIDAMEDAYRELNELKAGYRPRIDFYVPNDPHYYRWGTMEGASRKLGMFAIRMKSDMLAWENQDGFMVEDKYCMERGNYCGLIFLTSTRNGEPLAIMNDGYLQHMRVGACAGLGTKYLARKDAKVMAMIGSGGMARTYAEAIKHVRPLEVMRVFSPTKKNREAFAAEMTEKLDIEVIAVDSPEKALKGADIVSLTTDSLIPVIKAEWLEPGMHINNVRNNEAGPDILARADVRARLGTSTLYADRNAPEVVTGSDGMFGFIAGSPEEKKKIPSSPHHEIDNPDIGTIPDIMAGKWIGRANDQQVTFLNNQGTQGLQFAAVGGTAYNLAKAKGLGHPLPLEWFTQKIRD; encoded by the coding sequence ATGATTTTTCTAACCAACGAACAGATTGAATCGGTGCTCGACATGAAGACCTGCATCGACGCCATGGAAGACGCCTACCGCGAGTTGAACGAACTCAAGGCCGGCTATCGGCCGCGCATCGATTTCTACGTGCCCAACGACCCCCACTACTATCGTTGGGGCACCATGGAGGGCGCGTCGCGCAAGTTGGGCATGTTCGCCATCCGCATGAAGTCCGACATGCTCGCCTGGGAAAATCAGGACGGCTTCATGGTGGAAGATAAATATTGCATGGAGCGCGGCAATTACTGCGGCCTGATTTTTCTCACCAGCACGCGCAATGGCGAACCGCTGGCGATCATGAATGACGGCTACTTGCAGCATATGCGCGTCGGCGCCTGCGCCGGTCTAGGCACGAAATACCTAGCGCGCAAAGACGCCAAGGTTATGGCCATGATCGGCTCCGGCGGCATGGCGCGCACCTACGCCGAGGCGATCAAACATGTCCGGCCGCTGGAAGTCATGCGCGTGTTCAGCCCAACCAAGAAAAACCGCGAGGCATTCGCCGCCGAGATGACCGAAAAGCTCGACATCGAAGTCATCGCCGTCGACTCGCCGGAGAAGGCCCTCAAGGGCGCCGACATTGTGTCACTGACGACGGATTCTTTAATCCCAGTCATCAAAGCCGAATGGCTCGAACCCGGCATGCACATCAACAACGTGCGCAACAACGAGGCCGGCCCGGATATCCTCGCGCGCGCCGATGTGCGCGCCCGGTTGGGCACTTCGACCTTGTACGCGGACCGCAACGCGCCCGAGGTCGTCACCGGCAGCGACGGCATGTTCGGCTTTATCGCCGGCAGTCCCGAAGAAAAGAAAAAAATTCCCTCGTCACCGCACCACGAGATCGACAACCCCGACATCGGCACGATCCCCGACATCATGGCCGGCAAGTGGATCGGCAGAGCCAACGATCAGCAGGTTACATTTCTCAACAACCAAGGCACTCAGGGATTGCAATTCGCGGCGGTGGGAGGCACGGCGTACAACTTGGCTAAAGCGAAAGGGCTGGGCCATCCGCTGCCGCTCGAATGGTTCACGCAAAAAATCCGCGATTAG
- a CDS encoding FAD-binding protein codes for MDTHCDWIAVGSGAAGLASALWAAHRGLKAIVIEKAPVVGGATAYSYGGLWAPNNMFQRAAGIDDSDEQGLEYLRFLSGGFAEEEKMRMYVKEAAATIAAFAQLGVPFRMIEGLPDHYFPGAPGSLGLGRTLEVVPLPKKALPDSAPALLESPYMPGGVSWSDSIKWGGLGNRYSWAPENLEHAASIYAAGQGLVAWLLLKCIEKGVILLTESPATRLLLEDGRIAGLEVSEGNGTQQIRGDCGIFLGTGGYECNPEFVRAYQSFPNSAPHHPPTQTGDGLLMAGELGAFIRNIPVSLSSMVGYWIPRPGDEPEFHSAGIQELAYPHSIVVNAEGKRFGNEAFFQEFVVKLREFDVVKKHRYANIPFFLLFDSQFTERYPFANIPPGQPLPAWIKRAESLADLAQQLAIDPKQLDQTVAKFNDNASAGLDPEFGRGQSLWIRKVGDTKHPINPNLGPLSKAPFYGVELTPTESSSAGLYTDVHGRVMHLRGHAIPNLYAGGTVRVRTEYGAGYQAGLTLLGGMTFGRMAVEHALLGDKKQG; via the coding sequence CACCCAACAACATGTTTCAGCGCGCCGCCGGCATCGACGATTCTGACGAACAAGGGCTCGAATACCTGCGCTTTCTTTCGGGGGGATTTGCTGAAGAAGAAAAAATGCGCATGTACGTAAAAGAGGCGGCCGCAACGATTGCGGCATTCGCCCAACTGGGTGTTCCCTTTCGAATGATTGAGGGCCTTCCCGACCATTACTTTCCCGGCGCGCCGGGCTCCCTCGGCCTCGGTCGAACACTCGAAGTCGTGCCGCTGCCAAAGAAAGCCCTGCCTGATTCCGCGCCCGCTCTTTTGGAAAGCCCGTACATGCCGGGAGGCGTTTCCTGGTCCGATTCGATCAAATGGGGTGGGCTCGGGAATCGTTATTCTTGGGCTCCAGAAAACCTCGAGCATGCGGCGTCTATCTATGCCGCGGGTCAAGGATTGGTGGCCTGGTTGCTCCTCAAGTGTATAGAAAAAGGCGTGATCCTTTTGACGGAGTCGCCGGCGACAAGGCTGCTGCTGGAGGACGGCCGAATCGCTGGTCTTGAAGTGAGCGAGGGAAATGGCACGCAACAGATAAGAGGTGACTGTGGAATCTTTCTCGGCACGGGCGGCTATGAATGCAACCCTGAGTTCGTTCGCGCTTACCAATCGTTTCCCAATTCCGCGCCGCACCATCCGCCGACCCAGACCGGTGATGGACTCCTCATGGCAGGGGAACTTGGTGCTTTTATCCGGAATATTCCGGTAAGTTTGAGTTCCATGGTGGGTTACTGGATACCGCGCCCAGGAGATGAGCCTGAGTTTCACTCCGCCGGCATACAAGAGCTAGCCTATCCTCATTCCATCGTGGTCAATGCTGAAGGGAAGCGATTCGGCAACGAGGCCTTCTTCCAAGAGTTTGTCGTAAAGCTCAGAGAATTCGATGTGGTGAAAAAACATCGATACGCGAACATTCCATTCTTTTTGCTGTTTGATTCTCAATTCACAGAGCGCTATCCGTTTGCCAATATTCCGCCTGGACAACCGCTGCCAGCTTGGATCAAACGCGCTGAGTCGCTTGCCGATCTCGCACAACAATTGGCCATTGACCCGAAGCAGCTCGATCAAACGGTGGCAAAATTCAATGACAATGCCAGCGCCGGATTAGATCCGGAATTTGGTCGCGGCCAATCTTTATGGATTCGGAAAGTCGGCGACACTAAACATCCGATCAATCCCAACTTGGGGCCATTGTCCAAGGCGCCATTTTATGGCGTGGAACTAACGCCTACGGAGTCGTCGTCCGCAGGGCTTTATACGGACGTTCACGGACGGGTGATGCATTTGCGCGGACACGCCATTCCCAACCTATACGCCGGCGGCACCGTAAGAGTACGGACGGAGTACGGCGCCGGTTACCAAGCCGGTCTAACGCTGCTCGGTGGGATGACCTTTGGCAGGATGGCGGTCGAGCACGCGCTGCTTGGGGATAAGAAGCAGGGGTGA
- a CDS encoding ABC transporter substrate-binding protein, with amino-acid sequence MTCFDLIPPRCSIERNEILSIDCRIGGAQRYPSFERRQLHVMRISRIIVSAFLMFSLLDSVRPRESSAASAPLEKLTIGWSAIAGSQAPFWITKEAGLFEKNGLDVIMIYLDGGSRATQAMMSGDMPISQVGGNAPVVAKLRGADITLIAGLLNVLAYSMVVSPEIKKPEDLRGKKLTVSRFGSNSDYATRKILIKWGLRPDIDVAVLQIPGGQPARLAAIQTKQVHGMVAQPPVTNLARKFKLNIIAEPEDFGGAYPTTPVAARISFIKDKRETVRKLTRALLEGIHLYKTNKEFSKKVIGKYVKTDDNDALEDSYQFFSRLVPQKPYPSLDAIKEALAELSEKDPKVRSAKPEDFADMSLIKEFDDNGFIDGLYKKR; translated from the coding sequence ATGACGTGTTTCGATCTTATCCCGCCCAGGTGTTCGATAGAGCGTAACGAGATTCTTAGTATTGATTGTAGGATCGGTGGAGCGCAGAGATACCCATCGTTCGAACGGAGACAATTGCACGTCATGCGGATTTCAAGAATTATAGTTTCAGCGTTCTTAATGTTCTCGCTTTTAGACAGCGTGCGGCCTCGCGAAAGCAGTGCCGCATCCGCCCCGCTCGAAAAACTCACCATCGGCTGGAGCGCCATCGCCGGCTCGCAGGCGCCGTTTTGGATCACCAAAGAAGCCGGGCTGTTCGAGAAAAACGGCCTGGACGTGATCATGATCTACCTCGACGGCGGCTCGCGCGCGACTCAAGCGATGATGTCCGGCGATATGCCGATCTCACAGGTCGGCGGCAATGCGCCGGTGGTCGCCAAGCTGCGCGGCGCCGATATCACGCTGATTGCAGGCCTATTAAATGTTCTTGCCTACAGCATGGTGGTGTCGCCGGAAATCAAAAAGCCGGAAGACTTGCGCGGCAAAAAACTTACCGTCAGCCGCTTCGGTTCCAACTCGGATTACGCGACGCGCAAAATTTTAATCAAGTGGGGATTGCGTCCCGATATCGATGTTGCCGTGCTGCAGATTCCCGGCGGCCAACCGGCACGACTCGCGGCGATTCAAACCAAACAGGTGCACGGCATGGTCGCCCAGCCGCCGGTGACCAACCTCGCGCGCAAATTTAAATTGAACATCATCGCCGAACCGGAAGATTTCGGCGGAGCCTATCCGACCACGCCGGTGGCCGCGCGGATTTCGTTCATTAAAGACAAGCGCGAGACCGTGCGCAAACTTACTCGCGCCCTGCTCGAAGGTATCCATCTGTACAAGACCAACAAAGAGTTCAGCAAAAAGGTGATCGGCAAATACGTCAAGACCGACGACAACGACGCCTTGGAAGACAGCTACCAGTTTTTTTCGCGCCTGGTGCCGCAGAAGCCCTATCCGTCTCTCGACGCCATCAAAGAAGCCCTCGCCGAACTCAGCGAGAAAGATCCGAAAGTGCGCTCAGCGAAACCCGAAGATTTCGCCGACATGAGCTTGATAAAAGAATTCGACGACAACGGGTTTATCGATGGGCTGTATAAGAAACGGTGA
- a CDS encoding alpha/beta hydrolase: MGNSDTLKCAQQAGAFLRNIALAAGLAAFGIGPIEKADSQTIGNTMKPIPIPTQVPAKDGQAQIPDTKLWYWDTGGTGVPIVLLHPATGSALIWSYQQPVFAKAGYRVIAYSRRGYYNSAPFDVKNPGIGSEDLRHLADALGLGRFHVVASAAGGSVASDFAFSYQDRLLSLSISSNSFGVRDGEIAKVAAAIRPEGWEKMPADFRELGPSYRAANPAGMKAWIELEHKALIGRDYRQTLKNEITQAKLKDLKLPTLVISGAADLSTPPSISHMIAAEIPNSRVALIPESGHSTYWEQPEIFNRAVLDFISGQKK, from the coding sequence ATGGGCAATAGCGATACTCTCAAGTGCGCCCAGCAAGCGGGCGCGTTCTTGCGAAATATTGCGCTCGCTGCAGGATTGGCAGCGTTCGGCATCGGCCCAATCGAAAAAGCAGACAGCCAAACCATAGGTAATACGATGAAACCAATTCCAATTCCCACGCAGGTACCAGCCAAGGACGGCCAAGCACAAATTCCCGACACCAAACTTTGGTATTGGGACACCGGCGGAACCGGCGTGCCGATCGTGCTACTGCATCCGGCGACCGGCAGCGCGCTGATCTGGAGCTACCAGCAGCCGGTGTTCGCCAAGGCCGGCTACCGCGTCATCGCCTATTCGCGGCGAGGCTACTATAACTCCGCGCCCTTCGACGTGAAAAATCCCGGCATCGGCTCCGAGGATCTGCGCCACCTCGCCGACGCCTTGGGCCTTGGACGATTTCACGTGGTCGCGTCAGCCGCTGGCGGCAGCGTCGCCTCGGACTTCGCGTTCTCTTATCAAGACCGGCTGTTGAGTCTGAGCATTTCGAGTAATTCCTTCGGCGTGCGCGACGGCGAGATCGCCAAAGTGGCCGCCGCCATTCGCCCCGAGGGCTGGGAAAAAATGCCGGCCGATTTTCGCGAGCTCGGTCCATCGTATCGAGCGGCGAATCCCGCCGGCATGAAGGCGTGGATCGAACTCGAACACAAAGCGCTGATCGGCCGCGACTATCGGCAGACGCTAAAGAATGAAATCACCCAAGCGAAGTTAAAAGATTTGAAGCTGCCGACGCTAGTGATTTCCGGCGCCGCCGACCTGTCGACACCGCCGTCGATCTCGCACATGATCGCGGCGGAAATTCCCAACAGCCGCGTGGCGCTGATACCCGAGTCCGGCCACTCGACCTACTGGGAGCAGCCGGAGATCTTCAATCGCGCCGTGCTGGACTTCATCAGTGGGCAGAAAAAATAG